In Spinacia oleracea cultivar Varoflay chromosome 5, BTI_SOV_V1, whole genome shotgun sequence, a single window of DNA contains:
- the LOC110779097 gene encoding uncharacterized protein isoform X1, producing MAYQPSPGRPGSGSSSGSGFPYLNSPFGDTTYTKVFVGGLAWETQSETMRRYFEHFGEILEAVVITDKNTGRSKGYGFVTFRDPESARRACADPTPIIDGRRANCNLASLGRPRPALSFGRLRSPSPYIGNPRASMGGVGYQQPVPYNYQQGYVYSMYGFQPYGPEYPYTQGLYNPYMGQQYLQLYGVPGTPGGPMYPYGQLGQSVQGGGYTPIQNYPMPSHQIVQLGGPGVNAMTTASIPSIQSPYHPGNFLPVKSVVSPVPGQPQFMIHGHSPQFIQGGSSDQATGYP from the exons ATGGCGTATCAGCCGAGTCCGGGTCGACCCGGATCGGGATCTAGCTCGGGTTCGGGGTTTCCGTATTTGAATTCGCCGTTCGGAGACACCACCTATACCAAGGTGTTTGTTGGAGGTCTGGCTTGGGAGACTCAAAGCGAGACGATGCGGCGGTATTTCGAGCATTTTGGTGAGATTCTTGAGGCTGTTGTTATCACTGATAAGAATACTGGTCGCTCCAAGGGCTATGGTTTT GTGACTTTTCGGGATCCTGAATCTGCAAGGAGAGCTTGTGCTGATCCAACACCAATAATTGATGGACGGCGTGCTAATTGTAATTTAGCTTCACTCGGACGACCTCGGCCTGCTCTTTCGTTTG GACGTTTGAGGTCGCCTAGCCCCTATATTGGAAATCCACGTGCTTCAATGGGAGGTGTTGGCTATCAGCAGCCCGTTCCGTACAACTACCAACAAGGATATGTATACTCTATGTATGG GTTTCAGCCATATGGGCCTGAATATCCATACACACAG GGGCTTTACAACCCTTACATGGGTCAGCAGTACCTTCAGCTGTATGGAGTTCCTGGAACACCAGGTGGACCCATGTATCCTTATGGACAACTGGGCCAGTCAGTTCAAGGAGGTGGTTATACACCAATACAGAATTATCCAATGCCAAGCCACCAGATTGTGCAACTTGGTGGTCCTGGTGTTAACGCTATGACAACGGCTTCTATTCCCAGCATTCAGTCACCGTATCATCCAGGCAATTTTCTCCCCGTTAAAA GTGTAGTTTCCCCAGTTCCTGGACAACCTCAATTTATGATCCACGGACATTCTCCTCAGTTCATTCAAGGTGGCAGCTCTGACCAAGCAACTGG TTATCCTTAG
- the LOC110779097 gene encoding uncharacterized protein isoform X3, producing the protein MAYQPSPGRPGSGSSSGSGFPYLNSPFGDTTYTKVFVGGLAWETQSETMRRYFEHFGEILEAVVITDKNTGRSKGYGFVTFRDPESARRACADPTPIIDGRRANCNLASLGRPRPALSFGRLRSPSPYIGNPRASMGGVGYQQPVPYNYQQGYVYSMFQPYGPEYPYTQGLYNPYMGQQYLQLYGVPGTPGGPMYPYGQLGQSVQGGGYTPIQNYPMPSHQIVQLGGPGVNAMTTASIPSIQSPYHPGNFLPVKSVVSPVPGQPQFMIHGHSPQFIQGGSSDQATGYP; encoded by the exons ATGGCGTATCAGCCGAGTCCGGGTCGACCCGGATCGGGATCTAGCTCGGGTTCGGGGTTTCCGTATTTGAATTCGCCGTTCGGAGACACCACCTATACCAAGGTGTTTGTTGGAGGTCTGGCTTGGGAGACTCAAAGCGAGACGATGCGGCGGTATTTCGAGCATTTTGGTGAGATTCTTGAGGCTGTTGTTATCACTGATAAGAATACTGGTCGCTCCAAGGGCTATGGTTTT GTGACTTTTCGGGATCCTGAATCTGCAAGGAGAGCTTGTGCTGATCCAACACCAATAATTGATGGACGGCGTGCTAATTGTAATTTAGCTTCACTCGGACGACCTCGGCCTGCTCTTTCGTTTG GACGTTTGAGGTCGCCTAGCCCCTATATTGGAAATCCACGTGCTTCAATGGGAGGTGTTGGCTATCAGCAGCCCGTTCCGTACAACTACCAACAAGGATATGTATACTCTAT GTTTCAGCCATATGGGCCTGAATATCCATACACACAG GGGCTTTACAACCCTTACATGGGTCAGCAGTACCTTCAGCTGTATGGAGTTCCTGGAACACCAGGTGGACCCATGTATCCTTATGGACAACTGGGCCAGTCAGTTCAAGGAGGTGGTTATACACCAATACAGAATTATCCAATGCCAAGCCACCAGATTGTGCAACTTGGTGGTCCTGGTGTTAACGCTATGACAACGGCTTCTATTCCCAGCATTCAGTCACCGTATCATCCAGGCAATTTTCTCCCCGTTAAAA GTGTAGTTTCCCCAGTTCCTGGACAACCTCAATTTATGATCCACGGACATTCTCCTCAGTTCATTCAAGGTGGCAGCTCTGACCAAGCAACTGG TTATCCTTAG
- the LOC110779097 gene encoding uncharacterized protein isoform X4, which translates to MAYQPSPGRPGSGSSSGSGFPYLNSPFGDTTYTKVFVGGLAWETQSETMRRYFEHFGEILEAVVITDKNTGRSKGYGFVTFRDPESARRACADPTPIIDGRRANCNLASLGRPRPALSFGRLRSPSPYIGNPRASMGGVGYQQPVPYNYQQGYVYSMYGFQPYGPEYPYTQGLYNPYMGQQYLQLYGVPGTPGGPMYPYGQLGQSVQGGGYTPIQNYPMPSHQIVQLGGPGVNAMTTASIPSIQSPYHPGVVSPVPGQPQFMIHGHSPQFIQGGSSDQATGYP; encoded by the exons ATGGCGTATCAGCCGAGTCCGGGTCGACCCGGATCGGGATCTAGCTCGGGTTCGGGGTTTCCGTATTTGAATTCGCCGTTCGGAGACACCACCTATACCAAGGTGTTTGTTGGAGGTCTGGCTTGGGAGACTCAAAGCGAGACGATGCGGCGGTATTTCGAGCATTTTGGTGAGATTCTTGAGGCTGTTGTTATCACTGATAAGAATACTGGTCGCTCCAAGGGCTATGGTTTT GTGACTTTTCGGGATCCTGAATCTGCAAGGAGAGCTTGTGCTGATCCAACACCAATAATTGATGGACGGCGTGCTAATTGTAATTTAGCTTCACTCGGACGACCTCGGCCTGCTCTTTCGTTTG GACGTTTGAGGTCGCCTAGCCCCTATATTGGAAATCCACGTGCTTCAATGGGAGGTGTTGGCTATCAGCAGCCCGTTCCGTACAACTACCAACAAGGATATGTATACTCTATGTATGG GTTTCAGCCATATGGGCCTGAATATCCATACACACAG GGGCTTTACAACCCTTACATGGGTCAGCAGTACCTTCAGCTGTATGGAGTTCCTGGAACACCAGGTGGACCCATGTATCCTTATGGACAACTGGGCCAGTCAGTTCAAGGAGGTGGTTATACACCAATACAGAATTATCCAATGCCAAGCCACCAGATTGTGCAACTTGGTGGTCCTGGTGTTAACGCTATGACAACGGCTTCTATTCCCAGCATTCAGTCACCGTATCATCCAG GTGTAGTTTCCCCAGTTCCTGGACAACCTCAATTTATGATCCACGGACATTCTCCTCAGTTCATTCAAGGTGGCAGCTCTGACCAAGCAACTGG TTATCCTTAG
- the LOC110779097 gene encoding uncharacterized protein isoform X2: MAYQPSPGRPGSGSSSGSGFPYLNSPFGDTTYTKVFVGGLAWETQSETMRRYFEHFGEILEAVVITDKNTGRSKGYGFVTFRDPESARRACADPTPIIDGRRANCNLASLGRPRPALSFGRLRSPSPYIGNPRASMGGVGYQQPVPYNYQQGYVYSMYGFQPYGPEYPYTQGLYNPYMGQQYLQLYGVPGTPGGPMYPYGQLGQSVQGGGYTPIQNYPMPSHQIVQLGGPGVNAMTTASIPSIQSPYHPGNFLPVKSVVSPVPGQPQFMIHGHSPQFIQGGSSDQATG; encoded by the exons ATGGCGTATCAGCCGAGTCCGGGTCGACCCGGATCGGGATCTAGCTCGGGTTCGGGGTTTCCGTATTTGAATTCGCCGTTCGGAGACACCACCTATACCAAGGTGTTTGTTGGAGGTCTGGCTTGGGAGACTCAAAGCGAGACGATGCGGCGGTATTTCGAGCATTTTGGTGAGATTCTTGAGGCTGTTGTTATCACTGATAAGAATACTGGTCGCTCCAAGGGCTATGGTTTT GTGACTTTTCGGGATCCTGAATCTGCAAGGAGAGCTTGTGCTGATCCAACACCAATAATTGATGGACGGCGTGCTAATTGTAATTTAGCTTCACTCGGACGACCTCGGCCTGCTCTTTCGTTTG GACGTTTGAGGTCGCCTAGCCCCTATATTGGAAATCCACGTGCTTCAATGGGAGGTGTTGGCTATCAGCAGCCCGTTCCGTACAACTACCAACAAGGATATGTATACTCTATGTATGG GTTTCAGCCATATGGGCCTGAATATCCATACACACAG GGGCTTTACAACCCTTACATGGGTCAGCAGTACCTTCAGCTGTATGGAGTTCCTGGAACACCAGGTGGACCCATGTATCCTTATGGACAACTGGGCCAGTCAGTTCAAGGAGGTGGTTATACACCAATACAGAATTATCCAATGCCAAGCCACCAGATTGTGCAACTTGGTGGTCCTGGTGTTAACGCTATGACAACGGCTTCTATTCCCAGCATTCAGTCACCGTATCATCCAGGCAATTTTCTCCCCGTTAAAA GTGTAGTTTCCCCAGTTCCTGGACAACCTCAATTTATGATCCACGGACATTCTCCTCAGTTCATTCAAGGTGGCAGCTCTGACCAAGCAACTGGGTGA
- the LOC110779097 gene encoding uncharacterized protein isoform X5, whose product MAYQPSPGRPGSGSSSGSGFPYLNSPFGDTTYTKVFVGGLAWETQSETMRRYFEHFGEILEAVVITDKNTGRSKGYGFVTFRDPESARRACADPTPIIDGRRANCNLASLGRPRPALSFGRLRSPSPYIGNPRASMGGVGYQQPVPYNYQQGYVYSMYGFQPYGPEYPYTQGLYNPYMGQQYLQLYGVPGTPGGPMYPYGQLGQSVQGGGYTPIQNYPMPSHQIVQLGGPGVNAMTTASIPSIQSPYHPGVVSPVPGQPQFMIHGHSPQFIQGGSSDQATG is encoded by the exons ATGGCGTATCAGCCGAGTCCGGGTCGACCCGGATCGGGATCTAGCTCGGGTTCGGGGTTTCCGTATTTGAATTCGCCGTTCGGAGACACCACCTATACCAAGGTGTTTGTTGGAGGTCTGGCTTGGGAGACTCAAAGCGAGACGATGCGGCGGTATTTCGAGCATTTTGGTGAGATTCTTGAGGCTGTTGTTATCACTGATAAGAATACTGGTCGCTCCAAGGGCTATGGTTTT GTGACTTTTCGGGATCCTGAATCTGCAAGGAGAGCTTGTGCTGATCCAACACCAATAATTGATGGACGGCGTGCTAATTGTAATTTAGCTTCACTCGGACGACCTCGGCCTGCTCTTTCGTTTG GACGTTTGAGGTCGCCTAGCCCCTATATTGGAAATCCACGTGCTTCAATGGGAGGTGTTGGCTATCAGCAGCCCGTTCCGTACAACTACCAACAAGGATATGTATACTCTATGTATGG GTTTCAGCCATATGGGCCTGAATATCCATACACACAG GGGCTTTACAACCCTTACATGGGTCAGCAGTACCTTCAGCTGTATGGAGTTCCTGGAACACCAGGTGGACCCATGTATCCTTATGGACAACTGGGCCAGTCAGTTCAAGGAGGTGGTTATACACCAATACAGAATTATCCAATGCCAAGCCACCAGATTGTGCAACTTGGTGGTCCTGGTGTTAACGCTATGACAACGGCTTCTATTCCCAGCATTCAGTCACCGTATCATCCAG GTGTAGTTTCCCCAGTTCCTGGACAACCTCAATTTATGATCCACGGACATTCTCCTCAGTTCATTCAAGGTGGCAGCTCTGACCAAGCAACTGGGTGA